One window from the genome of Sulfurimonas hongkongensis encodes:
- a CDS encoding zonular occludens toxin domain-containing protein has product MITFLTGVPGSGKTYKAVVSIYNNFSSSKNAKPDLKKDYENCYTNINELKYKDLNNTYPLDVDDLKEKLTILHKLYKDKVTDDILIEKCKDLNIYRSLFVIDEAHNIFDVNDKVLIWWLSYHRHLYHDIFLITQNLSLIFTKYKSFSEYFYKAKPTTVSLNRNTFKYDVYINSRMSMNAKSHTEKIAKNQEVFDLYHSGDSVKASNVLIKFYVFSIFAIFAFFIIGYYIFGGDDDKLQQSQKPIQTYSKPIIKNIVDEEPLYDFKDLVLLEFKCSNTLCTSKDLTLYKKVLFHYKTTQKEHIKEIYSYYPSFTIQVIFFEISKDFLNFLKGVTKDEKDINNLNTNFFKS; this is encoded by the coding sequence ATGATTACTTTTTTAACTGGAGTACCAGGAAGTGGCAAAACTTACAAAGCCGTAGTTAGTATCTATAATAATTTTTCAAGCTCTAAAAATGCTAAACCAGATTTAAAAAAAGATTATGAAAATTGTTATACAAATATAAATGAATTAAAATATAAAGATTTAAATAACACTTATCCTCTTGATGTAGATGATTTAAAAGAAAAATTAACTATCTTGCATAAGCTTTATAAAGATAAAGTTACAGATGATATCTTAATCGAAAAATGCAAAGATTTAAACATTTATCGCTCTTTATTTGTAATAGATGAAGCTCATAATATTTTTGATGTAAACGATAAAGTTTTAATTTGGTGGCTATCTTATCATAGACATTTATACCATGATATTTTTCTCATTACTCAAAATTTATCTTTAATTTTTACTAAGTATAAAAGCTTTTCAGAATATTTTTATAAAGCAAAACCTACAACTGTATCACTTAATAGAAATACTTTTAAATATGATGTATATATTAATTCGCGTATGAGCATGAATGCAAAAAGCCATACGGAAAAAATAGCTAAAAATCAAGAAGTATTTGATTTATATCATAGTGGGGATAGCGTTAAAGCTTCTAATGTTTTAATAAAATTTTATGTTTTTTCAATCTTTGCTATTTTTGCTTTTTTTATAATAGGTTATTATATATTTGGTGGCGATGATGATAAACTTCAACAATCTCAAAAACCTATACAAACCTATTCAAAACCTATAATTAAAAATATAGTTGATGAAGAGCCATTATATGATTTTAAAGATTTGGTTTTATTAGAATTTAAATGTTCTAATACTTTATGTACTTCTAAAGATTTAACACTTTATAAAAAAGTTTTATTTCACTATAAAACTACTCAAAAAGAACATATAAAAGAGATTTATAGCTATTACCCTAGTTTTACAATTCAAGTTATATTTTTTGAGATATCAAAAGATTTTTTAAATTTTCTAAAGGGAGTAACAAAAGATGAAAAAGATATTAATAATCTTAACACTAATTTTTTTAAATCTTAG
- a CDS encoding type II secretion system protein GspD gives MKKILIILTLIFLNLSAVDLTLKQFSQEVSQYNNLNIYIDEDINASISYTIPDRISPKDILKYFEITLNKQGYNLKKFNNNLYISKKVAYKNRDYIYNLKYNTSKDCKKLLDFYNVKYSYLEDTSTFLISTTENDYSLIKSLLEQTDKKKNQVTLKITIFEYNENELKERGLSSISKKDSDVIQTGDNTQGEFIKSLIDTIIAPVNSSTLIYKSKDFNFALSLLDSDFLIDVKQSPFILARDNDKFNFKAVENIPYKTSSTTVENTTSTQSESIEYKDVGLVVSGVAYIYDDYVSLDLLLIVEDLIKSVDNVPSTYKRELKSLSNVNYGDVLLLSGLKRSKKEISDYSIPFISNIPYLGEIFKYKSNSETLLNIAISIEVLKPNNGVLEHE, from the coding sequence ATGAAAAAGATATTAATAATCTTAACACTAATTTTTTTAAATCTTAGTGCTGTAGATTTAACTTTAAAGCAGTTCTCACAAGAAGTTTCACAATACAATAATCTAAATATTTACATAGATGAAGATATTAACGCTTCAATTTCTTATACCATACCAGATAGAATATCTCCTAAAGATATTTTAAAATATTTTGAAATTACATTAAATAAACAAGGTTATAACCTTAAAAAATTTAATAATAATCTCTATATATCAAAAAAAGTTGCTTATAAAAATAGAGATTATATATATAATTTAAAATATAACACATCAAAAGACTGTAAGAAACTTTTAGATTTTTATAATGTAAAATATTCTTATTTAGAAGATACGAGTACTTTTTTGATATCTACTACAGAAAATGATTATAGTCTTATAAAATCACTTTTAGAACAAACTGACAAAAAGAAAAATCAAGTTACTTTAAAAATAACTATATTTGAATATAACGAAAACGAATTAAAAGAGCGTGGACTCTCTTCTATCTCTAAAAAAGACTCTGATGTTATTCAAACTGGAGACAATACTCAAGGCGAATTTATTAAAAGTCTTATAGATACTATTATAGCCCCTGTTAATAGTTCTACTCTTATATATAAAAGTAAGGATTTTAATTTTGCATTATCTCTTTTAGATAGTGACTTTTTAATAGATGTCAAACAATCCCCTTTTATTCTTGCAAGGGATAATGACAAATTTAACTTTAAAGCTGTGGAAAACATACCATATAAAACTTCTTCCACAACTGTAGAGAATACTACATCAACTCAAAGTGAGTCAATAGAGTATAAAGATGTAGGTTTGGTAGTTAGTGGAGTCGCTTACATTTACGATGATTATGTTTCGTTAGATTTATTGTTAATTGTAGAAGATTTAATCAAATCCGTTGATAATGTGCCCTCTACTTATAAACGAGAGCTTAAGAGTCTCTCTAATGTTAATTATGGTGATGTTTTACTCTTAAGTGGTCTTAAAAGAAGTAAAAAAGAAATTAGTGATTATTCAATTCCTTTTATATCTAACATCCCATATTTAGGCGAAATATTCAAATATAAATCTAATAGTGAAACGCTGCTAAATATTGCTATTTCTATAGAAGTATTAAAACCAAATAATGGAGTTTTAGAACATGAATAA
- a CDS encoding rolling circle replication-associated protein — protein sequence MKNYGLSTYQTQKALDKLNFNKEFMQSNGIQLDNKLVPFADFVSNSYMNSDRYIAELQHRAWSIFDYAKERDLENIFFTLTLPSHWHEMKQKSKYDKTMIFNKNFGGRKYIKVITKKTKLKYSFINATVVQNIPYLEPTLDFTNTIDKFKPRNASKELSKMLKQLFNERSYRNISKDDRCYFRVTEPHKDGTPHIHISLFVPADKVESIVNSLTRLYPAPLGKIETNVKSSVSYLMKYILKTLDDLRDDNEKITNLTLWYLYHGISRFYTSRTFVSLEVYRKLNGMYTLTDLTKNYWNDNISIYRDTTTKKVVLIENEFGTIYTPKPVNWYDKLIDTDYTYLEADFEPIYKDKEVFKKPLEVVIDDDEYIIHHFALDNLKKEPLKNLNDIMIKKTKSPYHMQDYELYTYFENLDFEIVEPMHYAITRNLLINRGLLLDTPLLDLRELQDFKEF from the coding sequence ATGAAAAATTACGGACTATCAACTTACCAGACACAAAAGGCTTTAGATAAACTAAATTTCAATAAAGAGTTTATGCAAAGTAATGGCATACAGTTAGACAATAAGCTAGTACCTTTTGCTGACTTTGTAAGCAATAGTTACATGAATAGTGATAGATACATTGCAGAGCTACAACATCGAGCATGGTCAATCTTTGATTATGCAAAAGAGAGAGATTTAGAAAATATTTTTTTTACTCTCACGCTACCGAGCCATTGGCACGAAATGAAACAAAAATCTAAATATGATAAAACTATGATTTTTAATAAAAATTTTGGTGGGCGTAAATATATTAAAGTTATTACTAAAAAAACTAAATTAAAATATAGCTTTATTAACGCTACTGTAGTTCAAAATATACCATATTTAGAGCCTACTTTAGATTTTACTAACACTATAGACAAGTTTAAACCTCGTAACGCTTCTAAAGAACTCTCTAAAATGCTTAAACAACTTTTCAATGAGAGAAGTTATAGAAATATCAGTAAAGATGATAGATGTTATTTCAGAGTAACAGAGCCTCACAAGGACGGAACTCCACACATACATATATCTTTATTTGTTCCAGCTGACAAAGTAGAAAGCATAGTTAATTCTTTAACTAGACTATATCCTGCACCACTTGGTAAAATTGAAACAAATGTTAAAAGTTCAGTATCTTATCTTATGAAATATATCTTAAAAACTTTAGATGACTTAAGAGACGATAATGAAAAAATAACAAATCTTACTCTTTGGTACTTGTATCACGGTATATCTCGCTTTTATACTTCACGTACTTTTGTATCTCTTGAAGTGTATAGGAAGCTTAACGGCATGTATACGCTTACAGATTTAACAAAGAACTATTGGAACGACAATATCTCAATTTATAGGGACACTACTACTAAAAAAGTGGTTTTAATAGAAAACGAGTTTGGAACTATATATACACCAAAACCTGTTAATTGGTATGACAAACTAATAGATACTGATTATACTTATTTAGAGGCTGATTTTGAGCCTATATACAAAGATAAAGAAGTTTTTAAAAAACCTCTTGAAGTTGTTATAGATGATGATGAGTATATCATACATCATTTTGCACTTGATAATCTTAAAAAAGAGCCTTTAAAAAATCTAAATGATATTATGATTAAAAAGACTAAATCGCCTTATCATATGCAAGATTACGAGCTTTATACATATTTTGAAAATTTAGATTTTGAAATTGTAGAGCCTATGCACTACGCTATCACAAGAAACTTACTTATAAATCGTGGTTTACTTTTAGATACTCCGTTACTAGATTTAAGAGAATTACAAGATTTTAAAGAGTTTTAA
- a CDS encoding tyrosine-type recombinase/integrase: MTFEHYADIYLKLKKSELKPSTYYRYEGTVLNKIIPFFINREISTIKASELRMWLLNWNMSNKTLLHYISILRGIFEEAIYDEEISQNPCKYLRKLKIIKKEILPFTPKEVNLILSHAKNKNFKSYLYIAFYTGMRGGEIVGLKKQDIDFDKKIIKVKRSKGRYGESSPKTQSGVRSVPILDILYPHLKELYNSHDNEYLLITQYKKPYNHNETFSNRHWIPMFQELDIKYRRLYNTRHTFATMMLSNGFTTPQNLAQILGHANSQMVHQVYSKYINDGKFDFNFNINLY, from the coding sequence ATGACATTTGAACATTACGCTGATATATATTTAAAATTAAAAAAATCAGAACTAAAACCCTCTACTTATTATAGATACGAGGGTACAGTATTAAATAAAATTATTCCATTTTTTATAAATCGTGAAATATCAACTATAAAAGCAAGTGAGCTTAGAATGTGGTTACTTAATTGGAACATGTCAAATAAAACATTATTGCATTATATTTCAATTTTAAGAGGTATATTTGAAGAAGCAATCTATGATGAAGAAATATCACAAAACCCTTGTAAATATTTAAGAAAACTTAAAATAATTAAAAAAGAAATTTTACCTTTTACACCAAAAGAAGTTAATTTAATTTTATCTCATGCTAAAAATAAAAACTTTAAATCTTATCTTTACATAGCTTTTTATACTGGTATGAGAGGGGGCGAAATTGTAGGACTTAAAAAACAAGATATAGATTTTGATAAAAAAATTATAAAAGTTAAACGCTCTAAAGGTAGATATGGCGAAAGTAGTCCTAAAACTCAAAGCGGTGTCCGCTCTGTTCCTATACTAGATATTTTATATCCTCATTTAAAAGAGTTATACAACTCTCATGATAATGAGTATTTATTAATTACTCAATATAAAAAACCTTATAATCATAATGAGACATTTTCTAATAGACATTGGATACCAATGTTTCAAGAGCTAGATATTAAATACAGAAGATTATATAACACCAGACACACCTTTGCAACTATGATGCTATCAAATGGTTTTACTACTCCTCAAAATTTAGCTCAAATTCTCGGACATGCAAATTCTCAAATGGTGCATCAAGTTTACTCAAAATATATAAATGACGGTAAATTTGATTTTAATTTTAATATAAATTTGTATTAA
- a CDS encoding F0F1 ATP synthase subunit C, whose product MKKVLFLMLALATAALAADGDVANQTLKAYSMIAAGLGLGLAALGGAIGMGHTAAATIAGTARNPGLGAKLMTTMFIALAMIEAQVIYALVIALIALYANPYLG is encoded by the coding sequence ATGAAAAAAGTTCTATTTTTAATGTTAGCTCTTGCTACTGCTGCTCTTGCTGCTGATGGCGATGTTGCTAACCAAACTCTAAAAGCATACTCAATGATCGCTGCTGGTCTTGGTCTTGGTCTTGCCGCTCTTGGTGGAGCTATAGGTATGGGACACACTGCAGCTGCTACAATCGCGGGTACAGCTAGAAACCCTGGTTTAGGTGCTAAACTAATGACAACTATGTTTATCGCTCTAGCGATGATCGAAGCACAAGTTATCTACGCACTAGTAATTGCACTAATCGCACTTTACGCTAACCCATATTTAGGTTAA
- a CDS encoding polyribonucleotide nucleotidyltransferase — protein MKYDVNIELQNKTESYSFGEVARQANGSAWLKSGDSVILATVVIDETEIVKDDFLPLTVQYIEKTYAAGKIPGGFFKRETKPSDFETLTSRIIDRSLRPLFPKGFGHPTQITIMTFSADSDADLQALALKAASAALYTSDIDINTSISAIRAARVDGELVLNPTLSELKNSTLDLYLSGTKEDLLMIEMRSIGTNEQEMQESFIIDPMIDPTLSTPNISIHKSNAISEDELIKVLQLSQETLFETNKKYENAFEAFKKPTKPIECKAHAINEEMVSYVRDNHLKDIALAMNQMAKSERSTALRTLRKNIIKIKEEWAEVQEEVSLKDAIESVKKEQVRSQILQTKLRADGRGLKEVRPISISTNILPKAHASCLFTRGQTQALVTLTMGGAKDGQMFESLTDEGIQNENFMVHYNFPGFSVGEASPVMGTKRRELGHGNLAKRALEPVVNLNGETIRLVSEILESNGSSSMATVCGGYMALRAADIDTSDVIAGIAMGMVSEGDNYAILSDIMGLEDHDGDMDFKVTGSKDGITAMQMDIKLGGISLDVLKEALYQAKEGRSHIIDIMIDAEKNIEFNDGVLPSTDFFHIDPSVIGDVIGQAGKVIREIIEKFEVAIDIDKKDGKVKVTGKNKTGVMGAKEHIQDIANTPKQEKIKYQVGDKCEGTVKKIVDFGAFIELSDGTDGLLHISKISDKRVDKVSDVLSEGDKIMVEILEFKGNKISLGRVDSL, from the coding sequence ATGAAATATGATGTAAACATAGAGTTACAAAACAAAACAGAGAGCTACTCATTTGGTGAAGTAGCAAGACAAGCAAATGGTTCAGCGTGGCTAAAATCGGGCGACAGTGTAATCCTTGCTACTGTAGTAATAGATGAGACAGAGATAGTAAAAGATGACTTTTTACCTCTTACGGTTCAGTATATTGAAAAAACATACGCAGCAGGTAAGATTCCAGGTGGTTTTTTCAAGCGTGAGACAAAACCAAGTGACTTTGAAACTCTAACTTCTCGCATCATTGACCGCTCACTTCGCCCTCTTTTTCCTAAAGGTTTTGGACATCCTACTCAGATAACTATTATGACTTTTAGTGCAGACTCCGATGCAGACTTACAAGCTTTGGCGTTAAAAGCAGCTTCAGCTGCACTCTATACTTCTGACATAGATATAAACACATCCATAAGTGCAATAAGGGCAGCTCGTGTTGATGGAGAGTTAGTTTTAAATCCAACTCTAAGCGAGTTGAAAAACTCAACTCTAGACTTATACTTATCTGGTACAAAAGAAGATCTTTTGATGATAGAGATGCGCTCTATTGGTACAAATGAACAGGAGATGCAAGAGAGTTTTATCATAGATCCTATGATAGACCCAACTCTTAGCACTCCCAATATCTCTATCCACAAATCAAATGCGATATCTGAAGATGAACTTATAAAAGTTTTACAACTATCACAAGAGACTCTTTTTGAGACTAATAAAAAATATGAAAATGCTTTTGAAGCATTTAAAAAACCAACAAAACCCATAGAGTGTAAAGCTCACGCCATCAACGAAGAGATGGTGTCCTATGTAAGGGACAATCACCTAAAAGACATTGCATTAGCGATGAACCAGATGGCAAAATCTGAACGTTCAACTGCACTACGAACGCTTAGAAAAAACATTATAAAAATAAAAGAAGAGTGGGCAGAAGTTCAAGAAGAGGTCTCTTTAAAAGATGCTATAGAGAGTGTGAAAAAAGAGCAAGTGAGATCACAAATACTACAAACAAAACTTCGTGCAGATGGTAGAGGTTTAAAAGAAGTTAGACCTATCTCTATCTCTACAAATATTCTTCCAAAAGCTCATGCTTCTTGTCTTTTTACAAGAGGACAGACCCAAGCCTTAGTAACTTTAACTATGGGTGGAGCTAAAGATGGACAGATGTTTGAAAGCCTAACTGATGAGGGCATACAAAATGAAAACTTTATGGTTCACTACAACTTCCCAGGCTTTAGTGTAGGTGAAGCAAGTCCTGTTATGGGAACAAAAAGAAGAGAACTCGGTCATGGAAATTTAGCAAAAAGAGCGTTAGAGCCTGTTGTTAATCTTAATGGAGAAACGATAAGACTAGTCTCAGAAATACTTGAGTCAAACGGTTCATCTTCAATGGCTACTGTTTGTGGTGGCTATATGGCGCTAAGAGCTGCCGATATAGATACAAGCGATGTTATAGCTGGTATCGCTATGGGAATGGTCTCAGAAGGTGACAACTACGCTATTCTCTCAGATATAATGGGTTTAGAAGACCACGATGGAGATATGGACTTTAAAGTAACAGGCTCAAAAGATGGTATAACAGCTATGCAGATGGATATAAAACTTGGCGGTATCTCATTAGATGTGCTAAAAGAAGCACTCTACCAAGCAAAAGAAGGAAGAAGTCATATCATAGATATCATGATAGATGCTGAGAAAAATATAGAGTTTAACGATGGAGTCCTTCCAAGCACAGACTTTTTTCACATCGACCCAAGCGTAATTGGCGATGTTATAGGACAAGCTGGTAAAGTTATCCGTGAGATTATTGAGAAGTTTGAAGTGGCTATTGACATCGATAAAAAAGATGGAAAAGTAAAGGTTACAGGTAAAAATAAAACTGGAGTTATGGGAGCAAAGGAGCATATACAAGATATTGCAAACACTCCAAAGCAAGAAAAGATCAAATATCAAGTAGGCGACAAATGCGAGGGAACTGTTAAAAAGATAGTTGATTTTGGTGCATTTATAGAGCTCAGTGATGGTACAGATGGACTACTTCATATCTCTAAAATATCTGACAAAAGAGTAGATAAAGTCTCTGATGTCTTAAGTGAGGGTGACAAAATAATGGTTGAGATTTTAGAGTTTAAAGGTAACAAAATCTCTCTAGGTCGCGTTGATAGTTTATAA
- a CDS encoding phosphoribosyltransferase — protein MKKYKHILKNRQDAATRLMDVIPMQRLKDESWKIVAISRGGLELAYFLRKKLPNALDFLFSEAILAPNNDDCEIARVSEREEIVINEQLVKTFGIQYDYIYGEAQRKHEEQILSYVYQYRKGRPFASMKGQVVLLIDEGSETGLRLMTAIKTILAMKPKAVYIAVPVLPSDTLELLEPFADDVYFLYEIDDYVETALYYEDLEKVEEEKIEKYLGEKNEI, from the coding sequence ATGAAAAAGTACAAACATATACTAAAAAACAGACAAGATGCAGCGACTAGGCTTATGGATGTTATACCTATGCAAAGGCTTAAAGATGAGTCTTGGAAAATCGTGGCAATCTCTAGAGGTGGTTTAGAGTTAGCTTACTTTCTTAGAAAAAAACTCCCAAATGCACTTGATTTTCTCTTCTCAGAAGCCATCTTAGCCCCAAATAATGATGATTGTGAGATAGCAAGAGTAAGTGAGAGAGAAGAGATCGTGATAAACGAGCAGTTAGTAAAAACATTTGGCATACAGTATGACTATATCTATGGAGAGGCTCAAAGAAAGCATGAAGAGCAGATACTCAGCTATGTTTATCAGTATAGAAAAGGAAGACCTTTTGCATCTATGAAAGGTCAAGTGGTTTTACTTATCGATGAGGGAAGTGAGACGGGACTTAGGCTAATGACTGCAATAAAAACAATTTTGGCGATGAAACCAAAGGCCGTTTATATTGCAGTGCCTGTTTTACCTAGTGATACACTAGAACTATTAGAACCTTTTGCAGATGATGTATATTTTTTATATGAGATAGATGACTATGTTGAAACTGCACTCTACTATGAAGATCTAGAAAAAGTTGAAGAAGAAAAAATAGAAAAATACTTAGGAGAAAAGAATGAAATATGA
- a CDS encoding LPS-assembly protein LptD, with product MLRVGFVILMMASFIFANDAEDKVEIYSTHMNSKDNIIKATGEVTVVYKDYFLSADEAVYDKNTSDLELFGNIRANQANDYKLLGDYAKLNIAKKERVFRPFYMLENSSQVWISADEGCTFDKDFEIYSGVMSGCNPNDPLWKLHFSSSTYNSDDMWLNVFNARIFIYDIPVFYTPYFGYSLDTKRRTGLLVPTFGISEAEGFYYEQPIYIAEQNWWDLELRPQVRTSRGYGAYSTFRFVDSAISKGELTTGYFKEQEGYFQSNKLANDTHYGYNFLYDNSDFINQWFDTKLKGQSGLYVDINHMNDVDYINLSTNDTIENVTSTQVLSKINLFYNNDTDYFGAYFKYYQDLTKVSNKETLQKIPTLQYHRYLDTLLDDHLIYNLDMQSNNIYREVGKHVTQTDINVPITLQATFFDEYLNASYKTFLYAQHSKFSGKEEVKSAEWEDGYYARNHHIFSLSTQLSRAYEDFTHVVGFGSSYKIAGGETKTGFYKDYQDFCSDPNNKDTTQCEFYNISDVEEELQLDFSQYIYDTTGKQILYHRLSQKVTYENVQNRLGELENELDYQITSNIKLYNNFLYNYDENKFSKLYNVLSYNTSSFNISLSHLYKDTFLQQTSTYSPYTSYLTSSASYTYNKHYSYHVRYNYDIERSIKKSAEIGFLYQKKCWNFGLKYLENNRPILTDNGSTSIYDRYIYLTIALKPMMSPDSGPLYEHKLPE from the coding sequence ATGCTTAGAGTAGGTTTTGTTATCTTGATGATGGCATCGTTTATATTTGCTAATGATGCAGAAGATAAAGTAGAAATCTACTCTACACATATGAATTCTAAAGACAATATCATAAAAGCTACAGGTGAGGTTACAGTAGTCTATAAAGACTACTTTTTGAGTGCGGATGAGGCTGTTTATGATAAAAACACATCTGACTTAGAACTCTTTGGAAATATCCGTGCAAATCAAGCAAATGATTACAAGCTTTTAGGAGATTACGCAAAACTTAATATTGCTAAAAAAGAGAGAGTCTTTAGACCCTTTTATATGCTTGAGAATAGTTCACAAGTTTGGATTAGTGCAGATGAGGGTTGCACTTTTGATAAAGACTTTGAGATATATTCTGGGGTAATGAGCGGATGTAACCCTAATGATCCACTTTGGAAGTTACACTTCTCATCATCAACATATAACTCTGATGATATGTGGTTAAATGTTTTTAATGCTAGAATCTTTATCTATGATATACCTGTTTTTTATACTCCTTACTTTGGTTATTCTCTTGATACAAAAAGAAGGACCGGTCTTTTAGTTCCTACATTTGGTATATCTGAGGCAGAAGGATTTTATTATGAACAGCCTATCTACATTGCTGAGCAAAACTGGTGGGATTTAGAGCTTAGACCACAAGTTAGGACTTCTCGTGGTTATGGAGCCTACTCTACTTTTAGATTTGTGGACTCTGCTATATCAAAAGGAGAACTTACAACTGGATATTTTAAAGAGCAAGAAGGTTATTTTCAGAGTAATAAACTAGCAAATGATACACACTATGGATATAACTTTTTATATGATAATAGCGATTTTATAAACCAATGGTTTGACACAAAACTTAAAGGACAGTCTGGGCTATATGTTGATATAAACCATATGAACGATGTTGATTATATAAACTTATCTACAAATGATACAATTGAAAATGTAACCTCAACCCAAGTTCTCTCAAAAATCAATCTTTTTTACAACAATGACACAGACTATTTTGGTGCATATTTTAAATACTATCAAGACTTAACAAAAGTTAGTAACAAAGAGACTCTTCAAAAAATCCCAACACTACAGTATCATAGATATCTAGATACTCTCCTTGATGATCACCTTATCTATAACCTAGATATGCAGAGTAATAATATCTATAGAGAAGTTGGAAAACATGTAACTCAAACAGATATCAATGTTCCAATAACTCTACAAGCTACTTTTTTTGATGAGTATCTAAATGCTTCTTATAAAACTTTTTTATATGCCCAGCACTCAAAATTTAGTGGAAAAGAAGAGGTTAAAAGCGCTGAGTGGGAAGATGGGTACTATGCAAGAAATCATCATATATTTTCTCTCTCAACTCAACTAAGTCGTGCTTATGAAGATTTTACTCATGTTGTAGGATTTGGTTCTAGCTACAAAATAGCTGGAGGTGAAACCAAAACTGGTTTTTATAAAGACTATCAAGATTTTTGTTCTGATCCAAATAACAAAGATACTACTCAATGTGAATTTTATAACATATCAGATGTAGAAGAAGAGCTTCAACTCGACTTTTCGCAGTATATTTATGATACTACGGGGAAACAAATACTCTATCACAGGTTATCTCAAAAAGTGACTTATGAAAATGTACAAAATCGCCTAGGAGAACTAGAAAACGAGCTTGACTATCAAATCACCTCTAACATAAAATTATATAATAATTTTTTATATAATTATGATGAAAATAAGTTTTCAAAACTTTATAATGTGCTCTCCTACAACACATCTAGTTTTAACATCTCTTTATCGCATCTATATAAAGATACATTTTTACAGCAAACCTCAACTTACTCTCCTTATACAAGCTATCTCACATCAAGTGCTAGTTATACTTACAACAAGCATTATTCTTATCATGTAAGGTACAACTATGATATAGAAAGAAGCATTAAAAAGAGCGCTGAGATAGGTTTTTTATATCAAAAAAAATGTTGGAACTTTGGTCTGAAATATCTTGAGAATAACAGACCAATCTTAACAGACAATGGTTCAACTTCTATATATGATAGATATATCTATCTAACAATTGCTTTAAAACCAATGATGAGTCCAGATAGTGGACCTCTTTATGAACATAAGTTGCCAGAGTAA
- a CDS encoding RDD family protein — protein MNDEIQNRLHNEGITLASNRKRAMAFFIDEMLLSFLLIISIWDSFANAATTEEIINLTNEFALEFMLMKIIYQAFFVMQYGASIGKLIMKIRVINTKTMQTPNVLVALNRGIFRVISELFLYLGFLWGLLNPERQTWHDKTASTLVVDA, from the coding sequence TTGAATGATGAGATACAAAACAGACTTCACAATGAGGGAATAACTCTAGCGAGTAACAGAAAGAGAGCTATGGCCTTTTTTATAGATGAGATGTTGCTCTCTTTTTTGCTTATCATCTCTATCTGGGATTCTTTTGCTAATGCCGCTACTACTGAGGAGATTATTAACCTTACAAATGAGTTTGCTCTAGAATTTATGCTTATGAAGATTATCTATCAAGCTTTTTTTGTAATGCAATATGGTGCTAGTATTGGAAAATTAATTATGAAAATACGCGTAATTAACACAAAGACTATGCAAACTCCAAATGTCTTAGTTGCACTAAACCGCGGGATATTTAGAGTTATCTCTGAACTATTTTTATATCTAGGTTTTTTGTGGGGCCTTTTAAATCCAGAAAGACAGACTTGGCATGATAAAACCGCAAGCACTTTGGTTGTAGATGCTTAG